The window ACCCTGCTACCGTATACATCTTTCCTTGTATATAGCCAGGCACCAGATATTCCAAAACAGTGGGAAAAGCCACAGCCTCAAAAGCCACTACTGACACATATCCCAATATGATTGCCCATGTACATATAAAAGAAGCATTTGTTCCCAAAGCTCTCAGACTAAATACGTGTTCACCTCCGCATTTAGGCATAGCAGAAGTTAGCTCTGCATAAGTTAGTCCTACAAATAAAACCATAATTCCACCCATTATAAAGGCTATTATTGCTCCTAGGGTACCGGCAGTTTCTATCCAGCTACCTGCCATAACTACCCATCCCCAACCTATCATCGCACCAAAGGCAAGAGCCAATACATCTTTTTTTGATAATACCCTGTCAAAAGATTCCTGTTTCGTCATATTTTTACCCCCTTATTTAATAAAAAGTTATACTACCCATATTTGATAATTAAATAAAAGTAACATGACTTTATATCTTTGAAGGGTAAAATAAAGCTGAACCTTATTTTTTCTTACAAAGACGCCCTTTACTCAATGAAAATTTTTCTGTTTTAATTTAACTTTGTAGTGGGATAGTTACGCTGTTAGAAAATACATTATTTAGAACAATTAAAATAAAAAAGTCATACTACTCCCATTTAAAGATCAAATGAAAGTAACATGACTTTATATCTTTGAAGGGTAAAATAAAGCTGAACCTTATTTTTTCTTACAAAGATGCCCTTTACTTAATGAAAATCATTCTATTTAATGTCATTATATAGCCAGGTTTATATCTTTTCAGGGCATAAAAGAAAATCTCTTTTTTCTGATAAGATTTAACCTGCTTTTTATTATCCGTAAAAAGTCCAGTGAGAGATTTTTATTTTCTCTTGGTGAGAAATTTTTTAATCAGCTCTCAAATTTGCTATAATTAATTGTAATTTTTTTTTAAATGAATTACAATGGATTACTATCCGAAAAATTTTGTGCTGGAGTTGAAAATAATATTTCTAAACCTTTTAATTTCACGACTAATATAGACTTATATGGAAAATCCATTGTGGTAAAAACACTTGGGTTCAGTTTTGTATTTTAATATCGTTGTAGAAAAAATTGACAAATGAATTATATAGAGATAATATTATTAATCAATGTAATTTTAGATTCTATCAAAGTGAAATATCAAATTATAGGTAGTGAGGTAAAAAAATGGCTATGACATTAAGAGAATTATATGAATCTACCAATAAAAGAGATATAAAATTAATCGCTGGTAAAAACGGTTTAGACAATGTGGTAAGATGGGCACATATGATTGAGGGCAAAGAGATATCAACTTACTTGGAAGGACAAGAACTTTCTTTTGTTACTGGTATCGCTTTGGGCAAGGACGAAAGTTTATTTGAACTAGTTAAGCATACTTATTATAATCAAGCTAGTGGTATGGTTATAAATATAGGACCTTATATCGAAGGTATCTCAGAAGAAATTTTACAGTTTTGTGACGAGAACGACTTTCCTCTCTTCCAAATTCCATGGCATATTTACATGGCTAATTTCATAAAAGATTTTTGTTATCAGATTACAATATCAGACAGGATTAATATAGAGTTACTGTCTGCAATTAAAAATGCTATATTTTTCCCTGATCAAGAAAATTTATATAAACCTCAATTGGAAATACACAATTTTAGTGCCAACTGGCCATACTGTATTGCAATTATAGAGATCTTGGAAAACTCTACCGGTGAAATAATTGGTGATGAAAAGAGAGCTAAGTTATTAAAAAATATAGAAAATATCCTTATCTACTCTTATAAGAGAACCTTTATATTTGAATTAAAAGGCAGATTTGTTTTGGTATTTGCTGAATATAGTGAAGATGAGATAAGAAATATTGTTCACGAAATAAAAAGAAAGTGCAGGGAAATTTTAAAGAAGAAAAATAAAATGTATTTTTGTATCGGAGAAACTTCTAAAAATATTGACGATATTTCAAAAAGCTACCACCAGGCAATAAGTATATTAAAACTGCAAAAGAAAAGAGAAAATAGTGATGAAATTACTGCCTATAGTGAACTAGGCCTATATAAATTACTTTTATCTATGGAAAACAAAGAGGCTATGAGTAATTACTACCAAGAAACCTTAGAACCTTTAGCCGAATATGATAAAATTAATGGAACAGACTATATGATAGTATTAGATACTTATTTAAAAAATAATTGCAGCGTTAAAGAGGTCGCTGCACAACTCTTCTATCATAGAAATTCAATTAATTATAAATTATCAAAAATACAGGAGATCCTATCTTGTGATCTGTCTCAGCTTAACACAAGACTTGTTTATAGTATAGCCTTGATGCTTCGAGAAATTATATAAATATAGACTTTTAAATAGAAAAGCTGCAAATGGCGGCTTTTTTTAGTGCCTATAAATATTAATTAAAAGGATTATTGCAAAAACATAGAGCAAGCTAAAATTGACCGTTTTTATAAAAAAAATTACGACTAACAGATTTTTATAGTATAATATCCAAAAGTGATTTTAGGGGGGAATAATTTTGGAGAGAATAATAAACAGTGTTACCTTGATAATGTTTCTCATGGGAACAGGTTGTTTTTTTGCTAGAAAAAATATTTTAGGAGAGCACAGCAATAAACTTTTTTCCTATTTAGTGCTGAATCTATGCCTGCCTTGCCTTATAATTTTAGGGCTTACAAGCCGTTTTACAAGAGAGGGATTGATGCAATCCACAGAGTGGCTCGGACTTTCTTTTGTAATACTATTAGCACTTATATTGGCAGCCAAGATCTTTAGTTTCAGCTCTTTCATAAAAAGAAAGGAACTTTTCCAACTTTCCTTTGTCTTTGCCAATACGGTATTTATAGGTCTACCGGTGAATATAGCCTTATTTGGAGACGAAAGCATACCTTATATATTCCTATACTATTTTGCCAACACTTGTTTCTTTTGGACCTATGGTGTCTATTGTGTCCGTGGAGGAGGAAGCATAAAAGACGGATTTAAAAAGCTTATGACTCCTGCTACCATATCCTTTTTCGTAGGTATTATTATGATTCTTTTAGACTTAAAAGTCCCTCCGTTTCTGGCAACTTATATGAAATATCTAGGAGGAATGACAACACCTCTGGCCATGCTCTACTTGGGAACGGCCATATACAGTCTCGGAATAAAATCTTTAAAACCAGATTTTGAAGGTCTGCTAGATCTTATATCCAAGTTTATCATAGCTCCTATAATAGCCCTGGTGCTTATAAAAATTGCCGATGGTTTTTTAACTCTTCCGGTTCTTTTGAAAAAGGTATATTTCATACAGACTACCATGCCTATAATGACCAATGTGGCCATTTTGAGCGGATACTACAATAAAAATCCAGAAGACGCCTCAAAAGTAGTTGGGCTTTCCACCATACTTGTTGTGGTGACTATACCAGTTTATGCTTTCCTTGCAGAGATTCTTTTTTAAACTGAAATAAAGTTAAAAAAAGCATAATTATGGGTAATTGTGCTTTTAATATAAAATACAGGGGGGACAAAATGAAAAAATACAAAATCGCTGTAATTCCAGGAGATGGTATCGGAGTAGAAGTAATGAAAGAGGGAGTAAAAGTCCTAGAGACCTTGTCAAAACTCACAGGAGAAGTTGCCTTTGATTTCACATGGTTTGACTGGGGATGTGAATACTATCTAGAAAATGGTAAAATGATGGACGATGACGGCCTCGAAAAACTTAAAAACTTTGATGCCATATTATTAGGGGCAGTTGGATTCCCAGGAGTTCCAGACCACGTTTCTCTAAGGGATCTGCTTTTAAAAATAAGACAGGGATTCGACCAATATATCAACTACAGACCTGTAAAACTTCTTTCGGAATTGGATTGTCCAATAAAAGGAAAAAAACCTGGGGACATAGACATGATCTTTATAAGAGAAAATACTGAAGGGGAGTATGCAGGTATCGGGGGAATAGAAAGAGAAGGCAAAGAAGAAGAAATAGCTCTTCAGACAAGTGTCTTTACCCGTAAAACTACAGAAAAGGTAATGGACTACGCCTTTGACCTTGCTAAAAAGAGAAACAAGCTAAACCACCTTACAAGTATAACAAAATCCAACGCCCTAAACCACAGCATGGTTTTCTGGGACAAGATTTTCAAAGAAAAGAAAGCTAACTATCCAGAGATAAAAACAGCAGAATACCATGTAGATGCCGCTGCCATGTATATGATACAAAGACCTGAATCTTTTGATGTTGTTGTAGCCTCAAACTTATTTGGAGATATCCTTACTGACCTAGGAGCTGCCTTACAGGGTGGTCTTGGATTTGCAGCAGGAGCCAACATCAATCCTGATGGAAAGTATCCTTCTATGTTTGAACCAGTACACGGTTCTGCCCCTGAGATTGCTGGAAAAGGCCTAGCCAATCCTATAGCAATGATATGGACAATAAAAATTATGCTAGATTTCCTAGGACACGAGTCACTTGCAGATACTGTGATGAAGGGTATAGAGGGATCTCTAGAGATGAGAGAGAAGCTTACTCCCGATATGGGTGGTAAAGGTTCTACTAGTCAGGTAGGAGAGATCATCTGCGATATCATGAGTAAAAAACTTAATTAGTAAATTTATATTAAAAAGTTCCCTGAGACTCTGTTGTAAAATGCAGAGTACAGGGAACTTTTTTATAGGGTAGTCGTTTTTGGCTTAAATAATTTTTCAAAGGATATTTTCTTGTCATTAATAAGGACACCAGAAAGGATAAGAAGACCTCCTGTAATCATGAGCGGAGTAATTTTCTCATCTAAAATAACCACAGAAGATATCATAGCCACAAGCGGTATCAAATAGATAAAGTTCGTTGTCTTTATTATCCCTATTATGTTTATTGACCTGCTCCACATTATAAAGCAGATGGAAGAAGCCACTAAAGCAAGATAAAATATGCTAAACGAAACATCTTTATTAAACAAATACTCAAAATGTATTTTTACCTTGAGTAAGTAAAGTCCAGGTAACATAAACATAAGGCCGTAAAAAAATGTCTTTCTGACAACTAATAGTCCTGAGTAGCTTTTATCCACCTTTCTCAGAAGGTTGGAGTAGATAGCCCAAATAATGGAGCATACTACGGCCAAAATATCCCCTATAGGATTAATTTTCAAAACTTTGTTTCCATTATAAAGTATTAGGAATATCCCTGTTATGGCCAGGGCAAAGCCCAAAATAAGGTTTTTATCAAACTTTTCGTCCTCAGTGGTAAAATGAGCTATTATCGATGAGAATATCGGTATAGAGGATACTATAAGCCCCACATTAGAAGCCGAAGTATATTTTAGTGCCATATTTTCCACTAGAAAGTAAAGCATTCCTCCTGTAAGTCCTAATAACAAAAACAACTTCTCTTCCTGAAAATTAAATTTAAAATTAAATTTAAAATTAAATGTTGGCTTTACAATCAACAAAAATAAATAAGCTATCAAAAATCTCAGAAAAAGCACTTCGAACGGTGTAAAATAATTTAACAAATTTTTGGTGATTGCATAAGTTGTACCCCATACAAATATCGTTATAAATGCCATTGTGTATCCTATATATTTACTATTCATACTGCCCCCTATACTATTCTAACTATATGTATATCTATTTAACATAAATCTTTACGACAAAACTACTGCTCTCACCTTATCATCCTATCCTATTTTCAGACACCTCATAGAAAGAGATGAGTGGTGTATTTCATCATAGAAAAACTCAGTTTTTTCTCCCGGTGTCTGCATAGCTGCAACATAAATCAAAGGAAGATAGTGTTCATCTGTAGGAAGGGAAAGTTCTGCACATTCTCCTGCATTTTTATAATCAATAAGATTATTATGTTTATCACTACTTACAGAGTCTGCTATATATCTGTCAAATTCCACAGCCCAGGAATACGGTTCTGATAAAGTTTCCTTCCCTATATTCTTTAGATTATGTACGATATTGCCGCTTCCTATTACCAACACTCCCATGTCTCTCAGAAAAGAAAGTTTTTTACCAAGCTGATAATGAGAATCTACGTCTAAATCTACATCCAAACTCAACTGCAGTACAGGAATATCTCCATCTGGGAAGATATGAATCAGAATTCCCCACGAACCATGATCTAGGCCCCAGTAATCTACTCCAGTTACTATGGCGCCTTCTGCATTTAAAGTCTCTATTATATAGTTTGACAGTTTCTCATTTCCTTTAGGCTGATATATAACATTATAAAGTTCCCTTGGAAAACCGTAAAAGTCATATATTTGCTTGGGATCATCAGATAAAGTTATACTTGTTCCCTTTGTCTGCCAGTGTGCGGATATTACGACAATGGCGTCAGGTTTTTCTATAGTTTCAGATATTTTCTTCAGTGATTTTGTGAAGTTATTGTATGAAATGGCATTCATGGGATTGCCGTGACCTATAAATAAAACAGGTTGTTTTCTATTCATAATGTGCCTCCAAATGCAGATGCAATGTATTTCTTTTTATATTATATACGATTCCTCTTATTTTACCCACATAATTATTTTATTTTGGGCCATAATGCCCAACTTATCAACAGAAATCATCATAATCCCCTTTTGCATATATCAAATATATAGGTAGGCTATATATTATATAATTGCATTTATTTTTAAAAACAGCTATACTTCATATATAGAATAAATAAAAAAATATTTTTACATCAACTAAATCAATTTAAACATTTGTATAAATTACAGGAGGTGGTTAATTTGCATAAGATTACCTCATTACCTGGATTTGGAAGATACTCAAAAATATGAGGAAATAATTAAACTTAAGTAAAAAATGGGGGAAGTACTTCTAGTAGTACTAGCATAATGAAAAACTCATTATGCGTTTGTAGCGTTGTAATTGTCAACCAAAATGGTTGATACTGAAATCGCAAAGTAGGAGGGTGATTTTTATGAAAAACTTAAACACAATGGATACCGAGGTATTTTACGAATATAAGGAATTAATAATGGACACAAACCACAATGTATATGATGGTGCAGGATCTAGTGAAAACTGTGAAATAATTGAAGAAATTTACAGATTTGAACCAAAAACAGATGCTTTTGAAGATATGAAAAATCTTATAGAGGACACAAACCACAATGTATATGACGGTGTTTCTGATTCTGTTCTTTACTGTGATGCAAAGGAAGAGATCTATAGATTTGAAGAACCAGAGGTTTTCCAAGAGATAAAAGATCTTATAGAAGATACAAACCACTATGTATATGATGGTGTTGCAGTCTAATTGGTGATTTAATAAATATTTAAAATAAAATCTCAGATATACCTGGGATTTTTTATTTTTTTGCAAATTTTTTAGTATAAATATAAACAAGACGCCTTAAAGACGCCTTGTTTATATTAAAAAGATATTTTATTTATTGTTTACTCTCTCTAAGTACTCACCATTTCTTGTATCGATTCTGATAACATCTCCGATATTTACAAAAAGTGGTACACTTAACTCATATCCAGTCTCTATAGTAGCAGGCTTTAGAACCTTTCCAGTAGTATCTCCTCTTAGTCCTGGCTCTGTGTAAGTAACTTCTCTCTCTACAGAGTTTGGAAGTTCTACACCTACAGGTCTCTCTTCATATAACAGGATATCTATGAACATTTCTTCTTTTAGGTAATTCGTAGCGTCTCCTAAATCATCAGCTGTAAGAGCTATCTGCTCAAAAGTTTCCTGATCCATAAAGTTGTAGTCTCCTCCAACTTCATATAAGAATTGCATTGTTTTTTTGTCAAGTCTGATATCTTCAAGCTTATCTGCTGCTTTCATAACGTCTTCTTTTACCTGACCTGTAATAAGATTTTTCATTTTGAATTTTACAACTGCAGAGTTTCTCCCTGATTTGTTGTAAGTAGCCTTTTGAATTATAAATACTTCTTCACCTATTTTGATGATATTTCCAGATGAAATTTCTTGTGCTGTTTTCAATGTTATATCCTCCTAGTTCCTTTTTCTATATTGTATCACAGTCTTAAAAGATTGGCAAAGTGAATATTTCATTGAAAATTTCAGTGATAACAGTTCTTTTAGACAGATACTTTTAATTTTAAAAATCATTTTCAGAAAGCTTTTCCTTCAAAAAACAAAGAAGTTTATCTGCTAAGTTTCCGTTTTTTTTGACATAATCTGATATGTATTCAAAGGCTTTTTTCTCTTTTTCAAAATTTTCAAAAAAATCAGAAAAATCTTCTTCTTCAAGATTATAATGATTTTCGGTTCTGCAGTTATAGTTATAGGTTATCTTTGAATACTTTTCATAAAAATCTACCGGGGTTTTATCCTTTAAAAATGATAAAAAACCTTTTACCTTATTTAAATGCTCTTTTTCTTCCTGACAGTAGGCATGCCATAGAAATGGGACTCGTGAAACTATTGCTCTAGAGAAACTCTCCTCACCTCTGACAAAGTTGAAATCTGAGTTATTCAAAATTTCATCATAAAGGTTTTGTTCTACATAATCCATAAATATTATTTTTGTATTTTTAAGAGCTTTAATATTTTTTGTGATTAAAAAACCATTTTTACTCATATCTCCAAATATCAAAAGAATTATTTTTTTGTCAAAATTTTCAAGGGTATCTAGAAAGTTTTGAAAATTGTATTCATATGAGAAAATAGTCCCTACGAACGTATCCTTATCTACCACCAAATCAGAATTGACTGGAAAAAATTTTTCTGAATGACTAGATATCACCTTATTAAAAAACTCGACTCTATCTATGACAGGAACCTGATTATCTATAATTAAGCCGCCACTCCAATTTTCAAATCCAGGCATATAAAAATATTTTTTTACACCTTTTACATTGATATAAGAGCTTTGAAGATGGTACTCTTTTGCCCACTCTTCTGCTGTTAGATATTCAATATTTATGACTATCTTTAATTCTTCAGAAGAATTTTCAAGATAAACTTCTGGTATGTCACATCCATAGGCCTCTATAGCCACCTCTGAGTTCCCAGCCTTTTTGTAGTCCTCTGAACTCATTATTGTCATATCATAATATGTTATATCTTCTATTATCTGGATTTTTTCCCCTACAATGATGTTTTTATTTATTTTTGAAAAAGTCTCTGCATCATTAAAAAAAACCCTCACCCTGGCATCTTTCTCTTTTCTTTTTATCTCCTTTGCCAGCCTGTAGACAAAGCCTATATCACCGAAATTATCTATTATATCACAGAATATATCTATACTTTTTAACATTTCATCCCTCTGTCATCTATTTAAATTTTCCAAAGTAAATTCTTCGGACAACTTCATTATATCAGTTTTTCAGTCAGAATATGTAGAATAATCTTAAAATTAAATGGTCGTACTCGTACTTCCCTAATTATTTTAGCTATGTTACAATAAGTTATACTTGAGTATAGAAAAAGCGGTGGTTGTACTTCCCTAATTATTTTAGCTATGTTACAATATTCTAAATGTGATACCCTTAGTTTTATTTGTTGTACTTCCCTAATTATTTTAGCTATGTTACAATGACTTGGAAGAGATTTTATCTGCAATAGGAGTTGTACTTCCCTAATTATTTTAGCTATGTTACAATTTTGATTTATTAGAAACCTAAAGTGATTAGGTTGTACTTCCCTAATTATTTTAGCTATGTTACAATAAGAGGGGAAAAACTAACCTCTCTTTTTGTGTTGTACTTCCCTAATTATTTTAGCTATGTTACAATACTAGAAGAAAGTAAAGCTTGGATAGACTTGTTGTACTTCCCTAATTATTTTAGCTATGTTACAATAAAATCTAAAAACTTAATACAGTTTGCAATGTTGTACTTCCCTAATTATTTTAGCTATGTTACAATAGAGAGGATTACATAGTCAAAGATATAGGTTGTACTTCCCTAATTATTTTAGCTATGTTACAATAGAAGAGAAAAGGCTTCAGACAGATAAAGCGTTGTACTTCCCTAATTATTTTAGCTATGTTACAATGGTGGGGTTGTATATGACAGAGAGTTTATAGTTGTACTTCCCTAATTATTTTAGCTATGTTACAATCCTGCCTGCATTTGGCTTTTGGCCTGCTTCGTTGTACTTCCCTAATTATTTTAGCTATGTTACAATTCACTTTGTCTCAACTACTCCACATTTTCCGTTGTACTTCCCTAATTATTTTAGCTATGTTACAATTAAAAATAACGCTACAAAGCTTACAGCCGGTTGTACTTCCCTAATTATTTTAGCTATGTTACAATAAAGTGAATGTTATACACGCTGTCAAAGAGGTTGTACTTCCCTAATTATTTTAGCTATGTTACAATCTAGAGGAGGTATAAATGTTCGGTGTAGGAGTTGTACTTCCCTAATTATTTTAGCTATGTTACAATAAGTACCGCCTTACAGTATTCACAATATAAGTTGTACTTCCCTAATTATTTTAGCTATGTTACAATATTATAATTTTTACTATCTACCTTTGATAAGTTGTACTTCCCTAATTATTTTAGCTATGTTACAATGTATCAAGCGATATTACATATCAGCAAGGGGTTGTACTTCCCTAATTATTTTAGCTATGTTACAATAAAATCGGATGGTTCATGGCATGTAGAAGGGTTGTACTTCCCTAATTATTTTAGCTATGTTACAATTCAAAAGAATTAGATTATACAATGGGTTATGTTGTACTTCCCTAATTATTTTAGCTATGTTACAATACGTGTTTTTAAATCCCTATATATTACTAGGGTTTCTAAGGTGTTTTCACTAAAAAAACATCCTTCCCAAAAGAAAAATGGCTGAAACCAGCCATTTTTTTATATTATTATAGTTTTACTAGTACCTATTTTTTCTTCCGGGGACCTCTCTTTTGATACCAGCAACTCCATCCCCACATATTGCTTTTCTGTGAGTGTAAGTACCCTTATAGAACCATTTGGGGGTAAATTATTATTTAATTTTTTAATATGCTTTTTAACGCTGTCGTACCCGTTGCAGATTCTGGAATAAACGGAAAACTGAAGCATATGATAACCATCATTTAGCAAAAACCTTCTGAATATAGCATAGTTTTTTCTGTCTCTTTTTTTAGCCGTAGGTAAGTCGAAAAACACTATTATCCTCATAAACTTATACATACCGATGCTCTTGTATTGGTATTATTGAGGGCAAGATTAAATTTCCACCCTTTCCCCTTATACATTTTGTATATCTCTTTATCACCTCATCTATAGAGATATTTACAGAATATTTCTTACCTGTCAGCTTAACATCTGCATTTAATATTTCTACAAGAGACACTTTATTATCAGTAGTCAGTTCATCAGAAAGTTTATCTATATTATTTGCAACCCAAAGGTCTACAACTGACCTGTAGGGCTCTATTATATCATCTGCCAGATTAAATGCATTATATTCATTTTTATGCTGTATCCCCAGAGAACATATATACCCATAACTTGTAAGGCTCCTCGCAATTCTCCCCCTTATTACTGCATAACCATAATTCAGCGCAAAATTTTTTATATCGTGATCCCTTCTTGTAAAATCATCTCCGAATAATTTCTGAAAATAATATTTAGCCCCCAAGGCTTCAAGGTTTCCGTCATCACCAGATTTTACACGTTTTGAAAGGTCGTATAAATACTTACTTCCTTCACACCTCATCAATTCTAATACTCTACCCTGATTTTCCAATTTTTTAGTTACAATCTCCTGCCACAGTCTTTTTTTTCTGGGTACACTCATGTTGATCTGTGCTTTTGCCACGGCAAGTTGTCTCGAGTGTCTTCCGTAACCCTGAAATATACCGTTTGGCAAGTGTTTTTCATCGCTTGTCAGTAAAACTATATCTCTGCTAGCTATTTCTTCTAAAACCCTAGATGTTATTGTAACGGAATTATTATCCAGTATTATACTGGATATATCTTCCAAAGGGATATTTACTTCACCTCCCTCTTTTGTGATCAGCAGTCCGCTGTCCCTAGTAGAAATTTTAGTAGAGCTCGTTATAAAGATGTTTCTCCATCCCATAATCTTCTCCTTTCTAAAAAGTCTGACGTTTTTCTCTTTTCACCTTGTATACATTCC is drawn from Ilyobacter polytropus DSM 2926 and contains these coding sequences:
- a CDS encoding PucR family transcriptional regulator, which encodes MAMTLRELYESTNKRDIKLIAGKNGLDNVVRWAHMIEGKEISTYLEGQELSFVTGIALGKDESLFELVKHTYYNQASGMVINIGPYIEGISEEILQFCDENDFPLFQIPWHIYMANFIKDFCYQITISDRINIELLSAIKNAIFFPDQENLYKPQLEIHNFSANWPYCIAIIEILENSTGEIIGDEKRAKLLKNIENILIYSYKRTFIFELKGRFVLVFAEYSEDEIRNIVHEIKRKCREILKKKNKMYFCIGETSKNIDDISKSYHQAISILKLQKKRENSDEITAYSELGLYKLLLSMENKEAMSNYYQETLEPLAEYDKINGTDYMIVLDTYLKNNCSVKEVAAQLFYHRNSINYKLSKIQEILSCDLSQLNTRLVYSIALMLREII
- a CDS encoding AEC family transporter; this translates as MERIINSVTLIMFLMGTGCFFARKNILGEHSNKLFSYLVLNLCLPCLIILGLTSRFTREGLMQSTEWLGLSFVILLALILAAKIFSFSSFIKRKELFQLSFVFANTVFIGLPVNIALFGDESIPYIFLYYFANTCFFWTYGVYCVRGGGSIKDGFKKLMTPATISFFVGIIMILLDLKVPPFLATYMKYLGGMTTPLAMLYLGTAIYSLGIKSLKPDFEGLLDLISKFIIAPIIALVLIKIADGFLTLPVLLKKVYFIQTTMPIMTNVAILSGYYNKNPEDASKVVGLSTILVVVTIPVYAFLAEILF
- a CDS encoding tartrate dehydrogenase, which codes for MKKYKIAVIPGDGIGVEVMKEGVKVLETLSKLTGEVAFDFTWFDWGCEYYLENGKMMDDDGLEKLKNFDAILLGAVGFPGVPDHVSLRDLLLKIRQGFDQYINYRPVKLLSELDCPIKGKKPGDIDMIFIRENTEGEYAGIGGIEREGKEEEIALQTSVFTRKTTEKVMDYAFDLAKKRNKLNHLTSITKSNALNHSMVFWDKIFKEKKANYPEIKTAEYHVDAAAMYMIQRPESFDVVVASNLFGDILTDLGAALQGGLGFAAGANINPDGKYPSMFEPVHGSAPEIAGKGLANPIAMIWTIKIMLDFLGHESLADTVMKGIEGSLEMREKLTPDMGGKGSTSQVGEIICDIMSKKLN
- a CDS encoding DMT family transporter, whose translation is MNSKYIGYTMAFITIFVWGTTYAITKNLLNYFTPFEVLFLRFLIAYLFLLIVKPTFNFKFNFKFNFQEEKLFLLLGLTGGMLYFLVENMALKYTSASNVGLIVSSIPIFSSIIAHFTTEDEKFDKNLILGFALAITGIFLILYNGNKVLKINPIGDILAVVCSIIWAIYSNLLRKVDKSYSGLLVVRKTFFYGLMFMLPGLYLLKVKIHFEYLFNKDVSFSIFYLALVASSICFIMWSRSINIIGIIKTTNFIYLIPLVAMISSVVILDEKITPLMITGGLLILSGVLINDKKISFEKLFKPKTTTL
- the ygiD gene encoding 4,5-DOPA dioxygenase extradiol — translated: MNRKQPVLFIGHGNPMNAISYNNFTKSLKKISETIEKPDAIVVISAHWQTKGTSITLSDDPKQIYDFYGFPRELYNVIYQPKGNEKLSNYIIETLNAEGAIVTGVDYWGLDHGSWGILIHIFPDGDIPVLQLSLDVDLDVDSHYQLGKKLSFLRDMGVLVIGSGNIVHNLKNIGKETLSEPYSWAVEFDRYIADSVSSDKHNNLIDYKNAGECAELSLPTDEHYLPLIYVAAMQTPGEKTEFFYDEIHHSSLSMRCLKIG
- the efp gene encoding elongation factor P translates to MKTAQEISSGNIIKIGEEVFIIQKATYNKSGRNSAVVKFKMKNLITGQVKEDVMKAADKLEDIRLDKKTMQFLYEVGGDYNFMDQETFEQIALTADDLGDATNYLKEEMFIDILLYEERPVGVELPNSVEREVTYTEPGLRGDTTGKVLKPATIETGYELSVPLFVNIGDVIRIDTRNGEYLERVNNK
- a CDS encoding elongation factor P maturation arginine rhamnosyltransferase EarP; the encoded protein is MLKSIDIFCDIIDNFGDIGFVYRLAKEIKRKEKDARVRVFFNDAETFSKINKNIIVGEKIQIIEDITYYDMTIMSSEDYKKAGNSEVAIEAYGCDIPEVYLENSSEELKIVINIEYLTAEEWAKEYHLQSSYINVKGVKKYFYMPGFENWSGGLIIDNQVPVIDRVEFFNKVISSHSEKFFPVNSDLVVDKDTFVGTIFSYEYNFQNFLDTLENFDKKIILLIFGDMSKNGFLITKNIKALKNTKIIFMDYVEQNLYDEILNNSDFNFVRGEESFSRAIVSRVPFLWHAYCQEEKEHLNKVKGFLSFLKDKTPVDFYEKYSKITYNYNCRTENHYNLEEEDFSDFFENFEKEKKAFEYISDYVKKNGNLADKLLCFLKEKLSENDF
- the cas2 gene encoding CRISPR-associated endonuclease Cas2, which encodes MRIIVFFDLPTAKKRDRKNYAIFRRFLLNDGYHMLQFSVYSRICNGYDSVKKHIKKLNNNLPPNGSIRVLTLTEKQYVGMELLVSKERSPEEKIGTSKTIII
- the cas1 gene encoding type II CRISPR-associated endonuclease Cas1; the encoded protein is MGWRNIFITSSTKISTRDSGLLITKEGGEVNIPLEDISSIILDNNSVTITSRVLEEIASRDIVLLTSDEKHLPNGIFQGYGRHSRQLAVAKAQINMSVPRKKRLWQEIVTKKLENQGRVLELMRCEGSKYLYDLSKRVKSGDDGNLEALGAKYYFQKLFGDDFTRRDHDIKNFALNYGYAVIRGRIARSLTSYGYICSLGIQHKNEYNAFNLADDIIEPYRSVVDLWVANNIDKLSDELTTDNKVSLVEILNADVKLTGKKYSVNISIDEVIKRYTKCIRGKGGNLILPSIIPIQEHRYV